ATACATGCCTCCTGAAGTACCTCATTAATTATTGATCACTGATTCATGAGGGGTAAATTGCAAAACATTTTCCATTACGGCAAACTGTACTTCCGTTGTCGTTAATTACCGATAATCTAAGCTCATTCTTATTTTTTGATTTAAAAAACTAAAAAAAATTCTTGCAAAACAATCACATCTAAGGCATTTTGTTTTTTAAAATTGGTACGACCAATTTTAAAAAGTGTTGCGAATGGTCTTTATTGTTTTTGAAGGATCCGTTGTAAACGGCATAACCCAGAGCATAGCTAAGCATTTAATGCATTGATGAGTACATTTTATGCAAAATGAAACCTGGATGGTTGAAATGGAAGATGGATCAAATATAAAGATTCGTCTCTTCCGCAACGGAAAAAATCAAAATTTGCCGGTGATTATCTGTCTATCCGCAATGGGTGTTCCCGCAAATTATTACAAACCGTTTGCGGAACTGCTGAGACAAAAAAACTTCCATGTTGTCACCGCGGATCTCAGGGGGAATGGCGAGAGTAGCGTGCGGGTAAATCGACAAAATAATTTCGGTTTCCATGAAATGTTGACCTATGACTGGCCTGCGATCATCAGAAAAGTTCGTGAAATATTCAAAACGGAACCTGTTTATTTATGTGGTCATAGTTTGTCGGGTAATCTTTCAGCCTTGTACCTCAGCAAGAATCCACATCAGATCACTGGATTGATTATGATTGCTTCGTGTCTGATCCATCACCGGGGATGGAATTACCCTCAAAACATTGGTGTTTTGGCTGGCACACAATTCATGCGGGTAATTGCTGAAACCCTGGGTTACTTCCCGGGGAAATATATGGGATTTGGTGCTCTTGAAGCAAAAGGCGTTATTCGGGATTGGACCAGAACCGCGTTAACCGGGACATATCGTCCGACAGCAAATCCTTATGATTTTGAAACATTGCTGCAACACCTGCCGTTACCTGTTCTGGCCATTTCCTTAGAACAGGATTCATGGGTTTCTGAACAGTCTGTGATCAATTTATGCCATAAAATGAAAAACGCCGCTGTCGCGCATCATCGCCTGAAGGCCTCCCTCTTTGGTAAAAATAAAGTGGATCATTTCAGGTGGGTTCAGTCTTCTGGGCCTGTTGTGGACTGCATTGCCAACTGGATTCATGCTTCAGACTCATCCTTCGGATAAGGTCTGATTTTATTAACCACCATCTTGAGGATGTTATGGCCGGAGCAATAGGATTAGGATTTGAAGAAACACTGAAGGGATGGATTCAGTGGTTTCACCACAAAGAAAGAAATCCCCTTATACTGGAATGTGCCAGTTGGTCAACAGATAGACTACGATGGTGGAAACCCTGGAAAATTGAGGGAAAAATCAGTTGTCCCGGACGTTTTTACAAAAACCGGATCACAGGGACTGTTACCATTCACCCGCTCAAGCATATTGAATATGATCTGTTGTTTCATGACTCAAAACTGGGAAATCTCCATCTCAAAGGAAAAAAAGAATGGCTTGAAATCAAGATGCATAAGACTGTGGGCCCCCTGAATGGCTCACTGTTCAACAGTCATGACGAAAACATTGGCGATTTCGAACTCAAATACCAAGGGAATGTCACCCAATTCATGAATGCCATCCGGTTCCGACAGGGCCATCCACATCAAACCCATTGGAGTTCTTACAAAGAAACCATTCTTGCGCTTGCCGAAACCGTGTATCCAGAGGTTGCAAACAACGAAAATCTGAAACAAAAGGTCTGGGAGCGTTTTCTGGAGGTCATGGAATGGATGCCTTCTACCGATTATAAATTAATGGATGTCGCCTATCGTCATGCTGGTAAACTGGGCTGGGCTAAAGGCAAACGATCCTTTGCCCAATTATCCCTTGAGGAACGAATCCAGCTCATGGATTCCATCCAGCGATCCAGTGTTGCCATGGAAAAATTGACGGAAGTTTTACAAATTCCGTTGAGAATTGCCGCATACAGCGATGAAGACTTTCATAAAAAGCTCCATATTCATATCCCCAGAAATCCACAAACAATATATGAAAATGAACCCTGGCAAAAAAACATCTTCACGCCATCCACAGATTTATCCTTGTCACCTGTTGAATGTGATGTGGTGGTTATCGGAAGTGGGGCCGGCGGTGCGGCTATTGCGGATATACTCACACGAAAATACAATCTTGCCGTTGCGATTGTGGAAGAGGGGATGTTCTGGGATCGAAGATCTCTTCAGGATTCTTCATTCCGCATGACCGCGAAATTGTACCGCTATTTCGGCATGCAACGCACTGAAGGCACGGCCCCGATCCTGATTCCAACAGGCATTGGTGTGGGCGGCACAACCCTCATCAATTGCGGAACCAGTTTCCGTACACCTGAATCGGTGATCAACCGCTGGAATGAGGAATTGAACGTTGGTATCAGTGTCGCTGAAATGAAACCATTTTTTGAACAGGTGGAACAAAAACTTCATGTTCAACCCGGTGAAAAAAAATATCTGGGACCGATTGCGGATGTGGTCGCCGCAGGTGCCGACAAGCTTGGCTACTCCCATCATCCGCTTCCCCGAAGTGCTCTGGGATGTGATGGTCAGGGCGCCTGTTCCACAGGTTGTCCCTCCGGCGCGAAAATGTCGACCAATGTGTCTTATATTCCATCGGCTCTAAAGCATGGCGCATCACTGTTCACCGGTTATCGTGCAGAACAAATTCTGGTTGAGCATGGACAGGCTGTCGGCGTGATTGCCCGGGTTCCAGGGGTGGATGCTTCATGGAATCTGAAAATTCGGGCGAAATGTGTGATTCTGGCCGCAGGAAGTCTCATCACTCCCAGAATTTTGTATGAAAATGGGATCGCAGAGAACAATCCACATCTCGGGCATCACCTCAGTATTCATCCGGCTGTGAATGTGGGTGGTTTATTCAGGCAAATCATGCAGGTTCCGCATTACATTCCACAAAGTTATGCCATTGATCATTTCCATCATGAAGGCATCATGTTTGAAGGCGCCGCATTGCCTCCTGAATTTTCATGTCTGGCATTGCCTGTATTGGGGAGTGATTTTCTGCATTACATGAATCATTATAAGCACTATGCCAATTTCGGATTCATGATTCAGGACACCAGTCATGGAAATTTGAAGCTGTCCAAAGGAAAATCGCCCAAAATAAATTATAATCTCGATGAAAAAGCCCTGAATCGAATCACTCGTGGCACAACCATTCTGGGCAATGTATTGTTCGAAGGCGGCGCCGAAGAAATCATCACTCAGGTTTCAGGGCGGGCACGTATCAAAAATGCCAGCGAATTACAGCAAAAATTCCGTAAACCTGTGAAAGCCAGAGAAATCAACGCGACAGCATATCATCCACTCGGAACATGCCGTTTTGGATCGTCTCCTCAAAATTCAGTTGTTTCTCCGGAGCATGAAGTCTGGGGCGTAAAAAACCTGTTTATTGCTGATGGCTCGGTCGTTCCCGGCCCGCTGGGTGTCAACCCGCAGATCACTATCATGGGACTGGCTCTACGTGCAGGTCAGATTATCGGTTCCCGTTTTTAGATAAAATTTAAGGAAAGGAAATTCATGACACCCGCAGAAAAAGACAACATCCTGATTTGGGATGGAAAAACCCATGGCCATTACGAAGTCTATTATTTCAAATTCAATCTGCCTGAGCAGCAGGCCGCGTTCTGGCTGAGATACACCATTCTTGCGCCACTCCATGGTTTTGGGCAACCTGTTGGGGAATTGTGGGGGATTTTCTTTGACAGCCGGGATCCTTCAAAAAATGAGGCCTGGAAACAAACGTTTCCGCTTTCACAGGTTCGGTGGGAATCACAGCGGTTTGAGTTGAGGATTGATCAATCCCTGTTGAGACATGATGAATCCCATGGTCGGATTCAGGGGAAAAAGTCCTCCATAAGTTGGGATTTAAAAATCAAACCGCAAAAAGAGATTTTTCATAATTATCCCAATTTGCTGTATCATTTGCCCTTTCCCAAAACAAAAGTGATGGCCCCCAATCTGAGTTGTTCCTATTCTGGAAGAATCAAGGCTGGAGATCGTGTCTTTGAATTCAAAAACGCGCCCGGGCATCAAGCTCATATCTGGGGTAAAAAACACGCGCATCAATGGGCCTGGGGAAATTGTAATCTATTTGATGACCAGCAGGATGCTGTGTTTGAAGCGCTTTCTGGTCAAATAAAACTGGGAGGTGTTTTAACGCCCCCCATGTCGATGGCCTATTTGAAAGTTGGCAAGGAGGAATACAGTTTTAAATCCTGGAAAAATCTGTTCGGAATCCATTCAAGATGGAATATTCAAAATTGGCAGATGGAAGCTGAGAATGAAAAATATCTACTCTTGGCAACTATGAGCAGTCAACCGGAATGGATGGTCGGCGTCCGATATACAGATCCGGATGGGGACACACGGGTTTGCAATAACACAAAGATTGCCAATCTGGAGCTGAAATTGATTGCACGGGAACAGGATAAACAAATATTACGGCATCATCTTAAATCGACACAGGGATGTGCGTTTGAAGTCGTCGGACCCCATGCGCAACCCGCTGTGCCAGTGAAAATTTAACAGACAAGCCCCTAAATCTTTTCACGGGAAATCACTTCAAATTTGATTCCGGCTTGTTGCAGGCGCTCAATCAGGGGATTTCCCAGACAAGCCGCCGTGGTGGTCACCCCACCGCGAACCAGCAGGGACTCCCTGTGTTTGATCAACACCCAGGCCGACTCCGAAACCATTTTAGAGGTTTCATCATATCCCGGATCTTTTCCACTCACTTTGGTTTGCACCCGTTCAGACGAGGTTTCTCCCAAAAAGGTCAGTTCAAAGAAACTTTTCTTCCGATCTTCCTCTGAGGGACCGTCTCCGGATTTAAGTATTTTCAGAAGCATTTCCCTGGTGACACTGAATTGCGCAGACATAAAAAGGCCTCCCATCACGCCCAGAAATTTCATGACATTCTGAATTTTTTTAATTTTCAGGTAATGCTCATATTTAAATCCCGGGCCATATTCTGTGCGGACATTGCTGGATCGTTTGACAATCACGGGGTCAATCAACGGCAAGGGGATTCCCCAGGCATTCAAATATTTGGAATAATGCAGTTTAAGTCCGACTTTTTGGCCTTCCGCTTTGGAGTGTGCCAGTGTTTCTTTGCCTTTGCTCATGGCTTTGACCGCCGATTGCCAGGTTCCTCCTGAGGGTTTTGATTTGGTGGTGAGGTAAGCTTTGACTGTTTTTTGCGAGTCAGCAGGTAATTGTTGAACCGTGAAATAAGCACCCAAATCGGCAGGAATGCTGTCAAAGCCACAGCAATTGATAATCAGAACACCTTTTCTGCGAGCGTCGTCATCATATTTTTTCAGGATGTTTCCCACAAAATCAGGCTCACCGGTAATGTCCAGATAATCGGTTCCGGCGGCCACACATGCGGCGACCAACGGTTCTCCATATTCTGAATAGGGGCCAACCGTCGTCAGGACAGCTCTGGTTGACGACACCATTTTTTTCAGAGACGCCGCGTCTGAGGCATCAGCCTTGATCAAATTGAGAGAGTCGCAGGCAGGATTGAGCCTGATCAATTTTTGTTTTACCTGCTTCAACTTATCGATATTTCTGCCAGACAACGCCCAACTTAGTTCTGCATTGAAATGCGTCGCAAAATATTCAGCAACCAGGCCTCCTGTGAATCCGGTGGCTCCATAAATCACGACATCATACTGACGTTTTTCTGAATTTTCTGACATATCTCTCCATGATTAATGCGTTGGTAAAATAGCTGACGCGAGGTCATTGCGCTGGAAGTAATACTTACTCTTACAATATTCGCAGATAACTTCAACCTCTGATTCCAGATAGTCAATTTCCTCAGGTTTTGATTGCAGAAACTGAATCATGTTCTGCCGCATCTGCTCTTGACCACAGCCACAATAAAACTCAATTTTGCGCTGGCTTAAATACTGAAAACCCCAGGAAGACGCGGTTGCTGACAGCGATTCCACGGTTGCTGTCGCTTCAGAAAACAACGTATCCAGGCGTTGTTTCCATTCCTCCAGACATTGGTCCATGTCTGGCGCTTCAGAAATATCCTGTTCCAATGAAGGTAATTTGTGGATCATCACGCTCTGATCGCTGATGGAGGAGACATGCACCCGCGCATGAAACTGCCAGGATCGTTCCAGAACCAGATTGATAATTTCGCCGAGTGTTACAGCGTCAAGATCAATGACCGAATGATAGGAATTGTCTCTGTTCAATCGCAACAGTCTGACTTTTCCTGAGACCCTGTCCGGAATGCCTTCCATCTGTTCGGGATAAACCATGGCCCTGAGGTATCCCGAACTGTTGGTTTCAAGTTTGATTCTGAAGTATGGAATTTCTGAATCAAGATACACACACAGTTGTTCTCCTGGTTTGAGAAATGTGATCAGTGGTTGTACGCCCAGAATGAAATCACGGAAATAACCAAAACTGCTTCCCTGATGTTGCTGGGTCAAAACCAGATCATGTATCAGTTTCTGACCTTCAAAAAAATGAAGAACAAGATCCTGATTGTAAAAAGTAATCAATCGACTGTCAGATAAACTCATAGCATTGCTTTGTAAAAATTGTTGGATTTCAGGGCTGGATTTCGATAGCAGGGAAAGATCGTGGATGCCTGTTTGTGAAAAGAATCCTCACCTGCAAAGAGACAACGCAAGGATTTAACATCAAC
This is a stretch of genomic DNA from SAR324 cluster bacterium. It encodes these proteins:
- a CDS encoding alpha/beta fold hydrolase; the protein is MQNETWMVEMEDGSNIKIRLFRNGKNQNLPVIICLSAMGVPANYYKPFAELLRQKNFHVVTADLRGNGESSVRVNRQNNFGFHEMLTYDWPAIIRKVREIFKTEPVYLCGHSLSGNLSALYLSKNPHQITGLIMIASCLIHHRGWNYPQNIGVLAGTQFMRVIAETLGYFPGKYMGFGALEAKGVIRDWTRTALTGTYRPTANPYDFETLLQHLPLPVLAISLEQDSWVSEQSVINLCHKMKNAAVAHHRLKASLFGKNKVDHFRWVQSSGPVVDCIANWIHASDSSFG
- a CDS encoding saccharopine dehydrogenase NADP-binding domain-containing protein, translated to MSENSEKRQYDVVIYGATGFTGGLVAEYFATHFNAELSWALSGRNIDKLKQVKQKLIRLNPACDSLNLIKADASDAASLKKMVSSTRAVLTTVGPYSEYGEPLVAACVAAGTDYLDITGEPDFVGNILKKYDDDARRKGVLIINCCGFDSIPADLGAYFTVQQLPADSQKTVKAYLTTKSKPSGGTWQSAVKAMSKGKETLAHSKAEGQKVGLKLHYSKYLNAWGIPLPLIDPVIVKRSSNVRTEYGPGFKYEHYLKIKKIQNVMKFLGVMGGLFMSAQFSVTREMLLKILKSGDGPSEEDRKKSFFELTFLGETSSERVQTKVSGKDPGYDETSKMVSESAWVLIKHRESLLVRGGVTTTAACLGNPLIERLQQAGIKFEVISREKI
- a CDS encoding GMC family oxidoreductase, with protein sequence MAGAIGLGFEETLKGWIQWFHHKERNPLILECASWSTDRLRWWKPWKIEGKISCPGRFYKNRITGTVTIHPLKHIEYDLLFHDSKLGNLHLKGKKEWLEIKMHKTVGPLNGSLFNSHDENIGDFELKYQGNVTQFMNAIRFRQGHPHQTHWSSYKETILALAETVYPEVANNENLKQKVWERFLEVMEWMPSTDYKLMDVAYRHAGKLGWAKGKRSFAQLSLEERIQLMDSIQRSSVAMEKLTEVLQIPLRIAAYSDEDFHKKLHIHIPRNPQTIYENEPWQKNIFTPSTDLSLSPVECDVVVIGSGAGGAAIADILTRKYNLAVAIVEEGMFWDRRSLQDSSFRMTAKLYRYFGMQRTEGTAPILIPTGIGVGGTTLINCGTSFRTPESVINRWNEELNVGISVAEMKPFFEQVEQKLHVQPGEKKYLGPIADVVAAGADKLGYSHHPLPRSALGCDGQGACSTGCPSGAKMSTNVSYIPSALKHGASLFTGYRAEQILVEHGQAVGVIARVPGVDASWNLKIRAKCVILAAGSLITPRILYENGIAENNPHLGHHLSIHPAVNVGGLFRQIMQVPHYIPQSYAIDHFHHEGIMFEGAALPPEFSCLALPVLGSDFLHYMNHYKHYANFGFMIQDTSHGNLKLSKGKSPKINYNLDEKALNRITRGTTILGNVLFEGGAEEIITQVSGRARIKNASELQQKFRKPVKAREINATAYHPLGTCRFGSSPQNSVVSPEHEVWGVKNLFIADGSVVPGPLGVNPQITIMGLALRAGQIIGSRF
- a CDS encoding Hsp33 family molecular chaperone HslO yields the protein MSLSDSRLITFYNQDLVLHFFEGQKLIHDLVLTQQHQGSSFGYFRDFILGVQPLITFLKPGEQLCVYLDSEIPYFRIKLETNSSGYLRAMVYPEQMEGIPDRVSGKVRLLRLNRDNSYHSVIDLDAVTLGEIINLVLERSWQFHARVHVSSISDQSVMIHKLPSLEQDISEAPDMDQCLEEWKQRLDTLFSEATATVESLSATASSWGFQYLSQRKIEFYCGCGQEQMRQNMIQFLQSKPEEIDYLESEVEVICEYCKSKYYFQRNDLASAILPTH